Below is a window of Corallococcus silvisoli DNA.
GAGGGAGGCACATGGACCTGGAAGAGTTGCGCGCGTTTCTCGACGTCGCGGAGACGGGGTCGTTCCTGGCCGCCGCGGAGTCGCTGGGCGTCTCACGCACGACCTTGAGGCGGCGCGTCGAAGCGCTCGAGGCAAGGGCAGGCGTACCGCTGCTGACCAGCACCCGGACGGGCATCGTCCTGACCGAAGCCGGTGGAGTCCTCGCCCAGCGCGGACGGATCATGATGCAGGAGACGAGCGCGCTGCTGGCCTCCATCCGTGAGGTGGGCCAGGCCCCGGCGGGCCTGCTGCGGATGGTGCTGCCCGTCGGGCTCCCGCCGCACCTGCTCGCCCCGCTCTTCGGGCTGCTGCGGACCACCTACCCGCTGCTGCGGGTCCAGGCGAGCTTCAGCGACGCCCCCTTGTCCGAACCCCTGGACAACGTGGACATGGCGATCCACTTCGGAGAGGACATGCCCCGGGGACCGTGGCTCTCACAGGTGGTGCTCCGCGTGCGCGAGGGGCTGATCGCCAGCCCCCAGTACCTGGAGCGCCGGGGTGTTCCCCGGACCCTGGAGGCGCTTCGGGACCACGAGCTGTTCGCGTGGGCGGCTCCGGGGGGCGACGCGTGTCTCTGGCCCGTGCTCGGCGGGATGGCGTTCCGGGTGGAGCCCACGCTCATCACGTCGGACATCCACCTGATCCGCTCCTGCTGCCTCGCCGGGCAGGGCATCGGGCTGGTGCCCAGCGCGGACCTGCCGGATCCCGACCATGCCCAGGGCACCTGCGTCCCGGTGCTGCCCGGCGTGGTGGGGCGGGAGCGCGCCGTCCGCATCAGCGTGCCGGAGGCGCTCCGCGAGATTCCCAAGATCCAGCGGGTGCTCGAAGACATCCGCCGGTTCATCGAACCGCTCTGAGCCGCGGCGCCGCCAGGATCCGGCCATGGGTTGTCCACCTTTGGCCATCCCGCGGTCCGGGACGCAGGCTACTCATGACGGGCTCATTCCCAGGGGGAGTCCACCATGCGCATGCCGAAGCTCGCTGTCCTGTCCGTCGCCCTGTTCATGCAGTCCGCCCAGGCCAAGGACCCTTCCGAGGGCGCGACGACCTTCACCGTCTACGAGGCCTTCCTGAGCCCCGCCCAGGAGCCCGGTGAGGAGTCGGAGACGCCGAAGCTGTTGCAGAAGAGCCTCGGCGCCACGGCACCGTCGACGCCCCGCGACCGCCGCAAGTCCCGGGGCTATGGGCAGCTTCGCTTCTCCAAGGACCTGAGCAAGGCCTACGTCGACGTCCAGGTGGACGGGGTGAATCCCGAGGACATCCTCATGTTCCACGTGCACTGCGGCCCGCCGGGCGTGCTCGGCCCCATCGTCGTGGACTTCGGCGAGTTCGGCGCGCTGCCCAAGACACTCGCCCAGGGCAAGCTCTCCGTGGAGCTGACCAACAAGAACATCACCTACGTCAAGGACATGAAGGGGATGAAGTCCGGCCTGCCGGAGAGCTGCCCTGCGGAGCTGGGCTTCCTGACGCAAACCCAGACACTGGCCAGCCTGGAGTCCCTGGCGCGCAAGGGCGTGCTCTATTTCAACCTCCACACGAAGGCCCATACCTTCTACGGAGAGATGCGGGGCCAGCTCTACGCCGCCCAGCCGTAGCGCGGGCTCCCGCGCTGGCCCCGGAGTCACGGCTCGACGCACAGGAGCCGTGACTCCCAGCCAGATGCTACTGGAAGCTCACCTTGCCATCACGCTGGTAGCAGACGTGCGGCGTTCCGTCCGTGGGGCGGATCGCGACGCTCGGGCGGGTGTTGTCATCCACCGACCCCAGCTGGGTGTACGTCCAGAAGCCCAGCGCGTCCGTCGTGCTGATTTGCAGCGCCGTCCCGTTGCGAGAGGCGACGACAGGCTTTCCGCCGCCAAACGCCAGGTCGGAGGAGGCGAAGCGGTAGTCGACCGGCGAGGAGTTCATGGTGCTGGACGTCAGGGGCGTGCCCAACGTGATGTCATCGATGGCGGACTTGTCGCCCTCGGGGATCGTGTTCGAGAGCGCGAGGACGTGCTGGCTCGGGCCCCAGACCAGTGAGAGCCAGGGGGCGAAGGAGCCGGTGTCCTCCATCCGGAAGGACTCGATGGCCGAGCCCCGGATGACGCGCAGGTAGTTGGTGGCGACGTTGTTGGTGACCTGGGTCGTGACGACGTGAAGCCCTCCGGTCGCGTCGAAGACAGGGTCGCTGTTGAGATAGGACGTGTTGAGCGGGAGCAGCGCGCTGGCCCAGGTATTGGCCGCCGTGCGCGTCGCGACCCGGATGGTTCCAGCCTGGCCGGTGGCGAAGATGATGGCGGGCTGGCCCTGATCGGGGTTGAGCGCGATGCCCATTCGAGTCGCCGCCGCGGTGTCCGGGTTCTCGCGAACCCACGCGCCATTCACGCGCGTGGCGTATCCGATGCGCAACGTGGCGTTCGCGATGGCGCCGGTCCCCTTGAGGTAGCCGACGTGGGGAGTGCCGGTCGCCGCGTCGATCGCGAGCACGGGCTTCGTGACGAAGACCCCGCCCGTGTTGAAGCTGGGGCCGTCAACCTGCTCCGTCTTCCAGGTCGTACCGTCCCAGCTGCCGTACCAGAGGGTGTTGTGCGTGTCGTTCGTGTAGACGATATGGCCCTTGCCCGCGTTGTCGAACGCGAGCTCACAGGTGCCCCCCGTGACGTCCGGGCTGGAATCAATCACCGTGTTGGGGGCGAGCGGAGCGGCGATGACGTTGAAGTGGAACGAGCCCTCCGCCGACTTCCCGGACTCCGTCTCCACGGAGACGGACAACGACGCGGTCCCCGCCGCGGGCAGCGTCCACGTCACCCGCTCCGCGTCAGGTTCGAGCGAGCCTGAGTCGGCGCTCCACCGCACCGCCTTGAAGACCTCACCCGAGGCGACGATGCGGAAGCGCTCCGCCGTGCTCTCGACATAGGGGCCCGTTCTGGCCTCCCGTTCAATCAGGAGCACCAGGTCTCCCTTCCCCGGAGAGGGGATGACCTCGACGGGCTTGGGCTCGGGGGCGCAGGCCGCGAGCAGCGCAAGGCCGCTCATCACCAACATCCAGGAAACACTCTGCTTCTTCAGCATCACTCACGTTCCTCATCGAGGGGGCCAGCGAATCCGGCTCGCCAGACCCGGGGCATTCCCCCGGGCTTTCCGTCAACGAGCGGACTTCTCGAATCGATTTAAGAGCCGATTTTTGACGAAGTGATTCGAGCGTGGCCAAAGCCTCGTCAGGGCGTCACCCCGAGAGGCCTGGGGCACCGTCCCCCGGTCCGGGGAGGCCCTTGCGCATGGGTGATGACTATCGGTCCATTGGTGCCGGGGGCCTCACATTGGCCAGACGCGAGGTCTATATGTCCCCGTCGCGGTCGCGGTGGCATCCCCTGCGCCATCCGGCCTCTCCTGGAGCCGTTCAATGCATCTCTTCCTGAAGCCGTACCGCATGACCTTCCTCGCGCTGACCGCCTCCCTGGTGGGACTGGGCTGCGCATCCACTTCGAAGAGCACGACGGGTGCAGCCATGACGACGACGCAAGCGCGGAAGTCAGAGACTGTTCACGTGGGCCTGCTGGTCCGCTTGGAGGCGAAGCCGGGCAAGGAAGAGGAGGTGCGGAAGTTCCTGGAGGGAGGTCTTGCCCTGGTCCAGGCGGAGCCGGCGACGGCACAGTGGTTCGCGCTGCGCTTCGGTCCGACCTCCTTCGGCATCTTCGACACGTTCGCCGACGAGGCGGGCCGTCAGGCGCACCTGAGTGGCAAGGTGGCCGCGGCCCTGATGGCGCAAGCGCCAGAGCTGCTGGCGACACCGCCAACGATCCAGGCGGTGGACCTGCTCGCCGCCCAGACGCCGGACACGCCCGACGTCGCCGAGACAAAGGCCCTGGTCGTCACCCTGGAGGCGAAGCCGGGCAGAGCGGAGGAAGTGCAGAAGCTCCTGGAGCGTGCGCTGCCCATCATTCGCGACGAGCTGGACACAGTGCACTGGTATGCCCTGAAGCTGTCGTCAACCACATTCGGCATCTTCGACACCTTCGCCGACGAGGAGGGGCGTCAGTCGCATCTGAGTGGCAAGGTCGCCGCGGCCATGAAGGCGAAGGCGCCGGAGGTCCTCGCGAAGCCGCCGCTCATCGAGAAGGTCGACGTGCTCGCGGTGAAGCGCTGAGCGTCCCCCGCCCGTCATGACACCAGGCGCGAGGTGTGCCTTCCGGCGTGCGCCCCGCGCCGCAGCCCGTGCAGGCGGAAGCTCAGAGGAAGCGGACGAGGCCGATGGCCATCGTGACATCGACGGTAGGACGCGCGTTGAATCCAAGGCTTGCGTCATCCCAGCCGCCGCGCCCCACGAGCATGAAGTGAAATCCGCGAAAGCGGGCCTGGAGACCCAGGCTCGCGCGTACGGGCACCTGGAGCTGCCCATTGGCCGGAGACATCACAGTGCTGCCCTGCACGCCCACGAAGGTCTTGAGCGCATTCAGGCACATGCAACGCGGCGGATCGAATTCTCGCGAGACCGTGAGGCCAAGGGAGGGGCCCAGGCCGGCATACTCGCTGTCGCGTGTGGCGGTGCGGACATGGAGGCCCAACTGCGTTTCGACGCCGACCGGGCGGCGCGCGGACTGATACGCGACTTTCAGCCAATACGCCGCGTCGACGCTGATGGCGGCGTTGCTGTAGCGCTGGCGTGTCTCGAGCGCGAGGCCGTCCGTCTCGCTTGTGCAGGGGAAAGGGATGACCAGGCCCATGCCCATCTGGCGGGAGCCAACGAGCACGTCCGACAGGAGTTCATCGTCGGAGAGTGAGCCGAGCGAGAGCAGCGGGAGCTCCGCGGCGGCGCGTCCGGGGGTCAGGACCGCGAGCCAGAGCGCGGTGAAGAGCAGGACCGCCCGTCGAGACACGAGGCTTGAAACACACGACTCCCGTCGCCGATTCATGACCTTGCTACCTCCTGGAGTGGATGGACACAAGGTACGGAATTCGCGGATGGACCTTCATCACCGCTGACTCATGATTGCATCACGAGTACGGCGACTCCTCGGTGCACGCATCGCCGCACGGCTCGCCAACGAAGCGGGCGCGCGCTTCGCGCAGACGCTCGAAGGGCATGTCGCGCTCGACGGGGTGCTTGCACGCGTTCGCGGCGCTCCGGTCTCCGCCGGGGCGGCGTGACCGGCGCACCCCAGGCTGCCTGTCCTATTTTACCCGGGCGATATTGACGCGACATTTATACCCGGATAGAAATGGCGTCATCCTGATTCCTTCCTCCAGGTGGACGCGAGGACAGCCTCCACGCTGCTTTCTTCCTACACGGCCTTTGGTCGGCGACTGGCGGTGCCCTTCCGCCGCCGACCGAAGACGGCTGACAGGGGTAACGTCATGACTGCATTCGATTTGAACCGCGGCGCGGTCGCGCCGGTCGCCGACGAGGTCGACCTCGTAGACCTGGCCGTCACCGGAGACATCCCGCGCGAACTCAACGGAGCGCTGCTGCGCAACGGTCCGAACCCACTGCGGGGCCGCTTCGAGGGCAACGACGTTCTGTCTTGGTGGCCGGAAGCGGCGATGCTGCACGCGATCTCGTTCGAGGATGGCCGCGCGGCCGGCTACCGGAACCGCTGGGCGCGCACGCGCCGCTGGGCTGACGTGTACGCGCCCGAGCGGGTGCCGCAGCTGCCCGACACCAATCCGAACGTGAACGTGTTGCTGCATGCGGGCGAATTGCTGGCGCTGGCGGAGGGTGGCGCGCCGTTCGCGATCACCGCCGAGCTGGATTCGCTCGGCGAGCCCCGCAGGCACGCCGGGCTCGGCGGCGGGCTGACCGCGCATCCAAAGGTCGATCCGCTGACGGGCGAGCTCATCGCGTTTCGCGCGGACTGGCGCGCGCCGTGGCTGCGCTACGGCGTCGCGGACGCGCAGGGCGTGCAGCGCGTCGACGTCGTTGTGGATGTACCGGCGCCGTCGATGATGCACGACATCGCGATCACCGCGACCCGCAGCCTGCTGCTCGACCTGAACGTCGGGTACGACTTCTCGATGCTGAAGCAGGGCCACCGGATGCCGCTGCGCTGGCACGATGACCGGAAGGCACGCATCGGCGTGATCCCGCGCCACGGCGGCGACGTGCGCTGGTTCGGCATCGAGCCTTGCTTCATCCAGCACGTCGTCAACGCGTATGACCGCGACGAAGCCTGCGTGGTGCTCGATGCGGTCCGCTACCCGTGGTACCTGCGGCTCGACGCGAGCACGGGGAGGTTCGTCGACAACCCCGTTGGAGTCCTGTGGCGCTACGAGATCGATACGGCGAGCGGCCGGGTTGACGAAAGGCCGCTCACCGACGGCGGGATCGAGCTGCCGCGCATCAACGAGAACCGGACGGGGCGCCACTACCGTTACCTGTATGCGACGGAGCAGCCGACCAACGCCGAAATGCGCGGCGTGGTCCGCTTCGATCACGAGCGCGGCGCGACGACACACTACGCGGTGCAAGCTGGCGACCAGAACAGCGAGCCCGTGTTCGTGCCGCGCCCAGGAGGCATCGTCGAGGACGACGGTTGGCTGCTGGTGATGGTCTATCGCTCGGCGACGGACTCCAGCGACCTGGTGATTCTGGACGCACGCGCGATCGACGAGGACCCCGTCGCGACCGTTCACCTGCCGCGCCGGGTGCCAGCCGGGTTCCACGGCGCGTGGGTGCCGAGGGTGCGCTGAGCGGCGTGCGCGAACGCGGGACGCATGCCGGGGCCACGACGCGGAGAAGCGGACGCCTTCGGCGCTCCTGGGGCGCCTCAGCTCCGCTGCTGCAGGGCGATACGCACACCGAGCCCCACGAACACGGCTCCCGTGATCCGCTGCGCGAGGACGCCGCCGCCGATACGGGCGCGGCCCCACTGTCCGGCGCGGCTCGCGCCGAAGGCCACGACCAGATTCACCAGCGTACCCGACACGTTGAAGAGCACGCTCAGCAGCAGCAATTGCCCGGGGGCGCTACCGCTACCGGGCACAACGAACTGAGGAAGGAACGCGAGGAAAGAGAGGGCGACCTTCGGGTTGAGGACGTTGGTGACCACGCCCTGGCGAAAGATTTCCCAGAGGCTGGCGGGCTCGACACGTGGCCCCTGTGCCACACCGGATGGCCTCAGCAGCGTGCGCAGACCGAGGAAGACCAGGTAGCCCGCCCCACCCAAGCGCACGGCGTCGTAGGCGAAGGGTACGGCGATCAACAGGCTGGAGAGCCCGAGGACGACCGCGAGCGAGTGAAAGACGGTGCCGCCCGCGATGCCGAGTGCGCTCGCGACGCCCGCACGCCTCCCCTCCGAGGCGCTTCGTGTGATGACATAGAGCATGTCGGGCCCCGGCGTGACATTCAGCGCGAGCGAAGCCCCGAGAAAGAGCAACAGGTTGGCGGCGGTTGGCATGGGACGTCCCCCATGAGGAGGGTGCCAGCGGTCTATCGCGTCTCACGGGAGGGGACTACGACCCGGCGGCCTTCTGCGAATCCCGCATACCCCGCCCGACACGGCGGCCCTGATGCCGAAGGACTACGGGGTGACGTGGACGGGCCCGTTGAGCCCGAGACTCCCACGCCGATGCCCCCCTCACGGTCATTGCGAGGTGATTCCGCCCTGGTATAAGGGGTTTGCACCACCTCGATCCCGTAGCTCAGTTGGATAGAGCGGCGGTTTCCTAAACCGCAGGCCACAGGTTCGATTCCTGTCGGGGTCACTGGCCAAGTCCCCGGCCCGACTCAGGAAAATGTCGGGCCGGGGGCGCAAGGCACGGCAGCCGGCCGAGGCTGGGAGTCCGGTGGGAGTTCTGGCGAGGCCCTTGCCGCCTCGCCCCGGCTCCCGGACACCTTCTCCCTGCACTTCCACCGTACGCCTGACGGCTGGCGCGTGGACGGTGCCGGGACGGGCTTCGGTAGGTACGCCTACGAAGCGTTCGACTCGGCGTTCTGCAACATCCCGACGTCCGTCCCAAGACCGAGACGGCAGTCCACGGCGCCGGACCTCGTTTTGACGCGCTTCATCCGCTCCGTGCCGCCCACCGCGGAGTGCCCCGCGTGCACTGCGCTGGAGGGGAGCTGCACCGAGCATGCTTTCAGCGCGGCCCTGGTGGAGCTGCACCAGCTTCGTGAGCGCGTCGCCCAGAAGGAAGGTGCCCGGTGAAGCGCACCTCCACGAAGGCACAGCAGCGGGCCACGTCCGCAAAGACGGCCGCGCCCGAGGCACTGAGCGTGGTCCTCACCGCGTCCCTGGGGCACGTCGCGAGCGAGGGCGGCAGGCTCGAACTGGACCCCGCCGACTGCCGCAGCCTCATCAACGCCCTGGAGCACCCCCGCGGCCTCCCTGTCCGGCGGCATCTCAGGCCCGTGAACGAGATTCTGCGCGCAGCCCTGTCCACGGCCGCGGACGGCGCCGGACTCCGCGTGGACGCCCGGGAGTGCCAGGCCGTCCTTGACGGCATCGAGTACGCACGGTGGCAGGCCGGAGAGGCGGTGGACTGCTTCGAGTTGCGCCTCCGGCAGAAGGCCTCGCCCGTCCCGAAGTGCAGCGCCTGTTCGACGTCCAGCACTATGAACCGCGAGCCGACGGTGTGCCGGCAGCACCTGGAGCAGACGGTGGACGAGGTCCTGCGCCTCCGTCAGCAGCTCCGCGACGTGCACACGCTGGTGCGCGCCCTTGCCGACAGGTTCGGGGAGCGCAAGGCAATCCCTGGCCAGGTGCTGGTGGGGCTCGACGTCCAGGTCGCGGCGGTGCGCGAAGACGGCGGTGCTCCGTGAGCGCGGCCAGGAAGCCCCGTCAGCAGCATCTGCTCACCACTCCCGCCATGCGTCGCAAGGCCGTGGCCCACCTCCTGGCGACGACGCCGCCGCATCAGCTCGGCCTGCTGCGCAAGCGCCTCCACGACGAGGCGCAGTTGATGCAGCTTGGCGGCTGCGCCATCTGCTGGGCGAAGCGGTCCTTCGCGCAGGTGTACAGCGAGCGCGCCGACGTGCCGGCGGGCACGTGCAGCGTCAAGCGCTGCCGCGACCTCTGGAGCGACGCTCGGGAGCGGGAAGCCTCCTGGCGGCAGAAGGTCCGTGTCGCCGTCGGTGCGGAGGCCTCGCATGCGTGACCTGGTCTTTGGCGCGCTCCATCTGGTGGCCGTCCTGCTGCACCTGACGTCCGCGGTGCTGCTCCTCCTGGCGCGCCGCGAGGCCCGCGCATCCACCCCGAACACCGGTCGGCCCGTGCTGCGCGTCCTGTCCGGTGGCCGCTCCACGCAGCAGGAGGTGTCCCGTGGCTGAGTCCATCTGGCAGCAGCTCGACCGGATGATGGCCGAGTACAAGCGGACGAAGGCGCTCGTGCGCGCGGTGCGCGGCGGACGCTTCCGTGGGCGCAAGCCGAACGGGCAGTGGTGGGTGCGCTTCGGCACCGGGCGCGCGGCGGTGGACCTGCTGGCGGACACGCCGGAAGAGCTGGTGCGCCGCGCTGCCGTCCACCGCTGCGGCGAGTGCGGACACAAGACGCAGGGGCACCGCCTCAAGGCGAAGGACGAGGTGACCTGCCCGGGCGTGTCGTGCACGTGCGAGGCGACCCAGGCGGACATCGTCGCGAAGCAGGGCACCACGGCGTGGATTGCCGAGCGCGCCGGGCTGACGGAGCGCGAGCTGTTCCGTGGCGTGCGTGGCCCGTCCAAAGACCTGTCCCACGCGGAGGCGACATCATGAGCAAGCGCCACTGCCGAGGGCTCGTCGTGGATTTGTTCGCTGGCGGAGGAGGCGCCTCCACCGGCATCGAGGCGGCGCTCGGGCGCGACGTCGATGTGGCCATCAACCACAGCGCCACTGCGCTCGCCGTGCATGCCGCCAACCACCCGCGCACGCAGCACCTCACAGCGGATATCTGGGACGTGCCCCCGCGCGACGTGGCGAAGGGTCGTCCTGTGGACGTGCTTTGGGCGAGTCCCGACTGCACGCACTTCAGCGTCGCGAAGGGCGGCACTCCCAGGGAAAAGGGCATCCGGAGCCTCGCGTGGGTAGTCATCGACTGGGCCCGCGACGTGCGCCCGGGCTGCATCTTCCTGGAGAACGTGGCCGAGTTTCGCACCTGGGGTCCGTTGGGGCCTGACGGGCGCCCGGACAAGGCGCGCATGGGAGAGACGTTCGAGCAGTGGCGCGGCGTCCTGGAGTTGCTCGGCTACACCGTGGACTTCCGCGTCCTGGACGCGTCGCTCTACGGCGCGCCCACGCGGCGCCGCCGACTCTTCCTCGTCGCGAGGTGTGACGGTCAGCCCATCCATTGGCCGGAGCCGACGCACGGGCCCGGGAAGCTGCCTCTGCGCACTGCGGCGGAGTGCATCGACTGGAGCCTCCCGTGCCCGAGCATCTTCACTCGTAAGCGCCCGCTCGCGGAGAAGACGCTCTGGCGCA
It encodes the following:
- a CDS encoding LysE family translocator; this translates as MPTAANLLLFLGASLALNVTPGPDMLYVITRSASEGRRAGVASALGIAGGTVFHSLAVVLGLSSLLIAVPFAYDAVRLGGAGYLVFLGLRTLLRPSGVAQGPRVEPASLWEIFRQGVVTNVLNPKVALSFLAFLPQFVVPGSGSAPGQLLLLSVLFNVSGTLVNLVVAFGASRAGQWGRARIGGGVLAQRITGAVFVGLGVRIALQQRS
- a CDS encoding LysR family transcriptional regulator, with the protein product MDLEELRAFLDVAETGSFLAAAESLGVSRTTLRRRVEALEARAGVPLLTSTRTGIVLTEAGGVLAQRGRIMMQETSALLASIREVGQAPAGLLRMVLPVGLPPHLLAPLFGLLRTTYPLLRVQASFSDAPLSEPLDNVDMAIHFGEDMPRGPWLSQVVLRVREGLIASPQYLERRGVPRTLEALRDHELFAWAAPGGDACLWPVLGGMAFRVEPTLITSDIHLIRSCCLAGQGIGLVPSADLPDPDHAQGTCVPVLPGVVGRERAVRISVPEALREIPKIQRVLEDIRRFIEPL
- a CDS encoding CHRD domain-containing protein; this encodes MPKLAVLSVALFMQSAQAKDPSEGATTFTVYEAFLSPAQEPGEESETPKLLQKSLGATAPSTPRDRRKSRGYGQLRFSKDLSKAYVDVQVDGVNPEDILMFHVHCGPPGVLGPIVVDFGEFGALPKTLAQGKLSVELTNKNITYVKDMKGMKSGLPESCPAELGFLTQTQTLASLESLARKGVLYFNLHTKAHTFYGEMRGQLYAAQP
- a CDS encoding carotenoid oxygenase family protein, with product MTAFDLNRGAVAPVADEVDLVDLAVTGDIPRELNGALLRNGPNPLRGRFEGNDVLSWWPEAAMLHAISFEDGRAAGYRNRWARTRRWADVYAPERVPQLPDTNPNVNVLLHAGELLALAEGGAPFAITAELDSLGEPRRHAGLGGGLTAHPKVDPLTGELIAFRADWRAPWLRYGVADAQGVQRVDVVVDVPAPSMMHDIAITATRSLLLDLNVGYDFSMLKQGHRMPLRWHDDRKARIGVIPRHGGDVRWFGIEPCFIQHVVNAYDRDEACVVLDAVRYPWYLRLDASTGRFVDNPVGVLWRYEIDTASGRVDERPLTDGGIELPRINENRTGRHYRYLYATEQPTNAEMRGVVRFDHERGATTHYAVQAGDQNSEPVFVPRPGGIVEDDGWLLVMVYRSATDSSDLVILDARAIDEDPVATVHLPRRVPAGFHGAWVPRVR
- a CDS encoding putative quinol monooxygenase, with protein sequence MHLFLKPYRMTFLALTASLVGLGCASTSKSTTGAAMTTTQARKSETVHVGLLVRLEAKPGKEEEVRKFLEGGLALVQAEPATAQWFALRFGPTSFGIFDTFADEAGRQAHLSGKVAAALMAQAPELLATPPTIQAVDLLAAQTPDTPDVAETKALVVTLEAKPGRAEEVQKLLERALPIIRDELDTVHWYALKLSSTTFGIFDTFADEEGRQSHLSGKVAAAMKAKAPEVLAKPPLIEKVDVLAVKR